Proteins from a genomic interval of Uloborus diversus isolate 005 chromosome 4, Udiv.v.3.1, whole genome shotgun sequence:
- the LOC129220613 gene encoding major centromere autoantigen B-like: protein MRDNYRKECVALSEREEKASCFDQAFNMSGKGKLTSLSYKGKKDLISIFKKSNVSKAAFAKEHCIPRTTLNSILSSKQIIEESDIKDKRKRMRKSKYDEIEEVLVRWLKRARSQNVPISAVILKEKALEIAEEFNIEDFSGSYG, encoded by the exons ATGAGGGACAATTATAGAAAAGAATGTGTAGCTCTttcagaaagagaagaaaaag CATCGTGTTTCGATCAAGCTTTCAACATGTCTGGAAAAGGAAAACTTACCTCTTTATCTTATAAAGGAAAGAaggacttaatttccattttcaaaAAGTCGAATGTTTCGAAAGCAGCTTTTGCCAAAGAACACTGTATTCCCAGAACCACTTTAAACAGTATTCTTTCCTCAAAACAAATAATTGAAGAATCTGACATCAAAGACAAAAGAAAGAGGATGAGAAAATCAAAGTATGACGAGATTGAAGAGGTTCTAGTTCGCTGGCTAAAACGTGCAAGGTCACAAAATGTGCCTATTTCTGCTGTGATTCTGAAAGAAAAAGCCTTGGAAATTGCCGAGGAGTTCAACATAGAAGATTTCAGCGGCAGTTATGGTTGA